From the genome of Zalophus californianus isolate mZalCal1 chromosome 6, mZalCal1.pri.v2, whole genome shotgun sequence, one region includes:
- the C2CD4A gene encoding C2 calcium-dependent domain-containing protein 4A — protein MWCLERLRLGPERLLRSRNGILQGRGRRVPALMPAAWENVLTPDRIPEFCIPPRLAPCTALAALRVSWLEAAEIDDAAGHTDWDPRSQAALSLPHLPRARTAYGFCALLESPHTRRKESLFLGGPGAAPLLPPGAAPAPAPALPAGPRPIPDAPAPPPGAHRLLRAPEGLLSRALRARRSRGLARARCASSRDEDEQRGAGSRSPARAPSASPPPPPASDPGPECLEAEGTVALGGAGGALRLAAQYSRASGRLRVRLLGAQGLAAGTAEPRAVGCRVSFVLRPPGKTRPQRSAVVRPSRKAAFDQDVCLDGLSEDQVRRLAVRVKAEKRGRGRERGRLLGQGELLLGSLLLP, from the coding sequence ATGTGGTGCCTGGAGAGGCTCCGCTTGGGTCCCGAGCGCCTCCTGAGGAGCAGGAACGGGATTCTTCAGGGTCGGGGCCGCCGAGTCCCGGCCCTCATGCCCGCCGCGTGGGAAAACGTGCTCACCCCGGACCGCATCCCCGAGTTCTGCATCCCCCCGCGACTAGCGCCCTGCACGGCCCTGGCTGCACTCCGGGTTTCCTGGCTCGAAGCGGCAGAAATAGACGACGCCGCCGGGCACACGGACTGGGACCCGCGCTCGCAGGCCGCGCTCTCGCTGCCGCACCTGCCGCGCGCGCGCACCGCCTACGGCTTCTGCGCGCTGCTCGAGAGCCCGCACACTCGCCGCAAGGAGTCGCTCTTCCTCGGGGGCCCCGGGGCCGCCCCGCTCCTGCCCCCGGGCgcagcccctgcccccgcccccgcgctcCCCGCCGGCCCCCGCCCGATCCCCGacgcgcccgccccgccgcccggcGCCCACCGCCTCCTGCGCGCCCCCGAAGGACTGCTGAGCCGCGCGCTGCGGGCCCGCAGGAGCCGCGGCCTGGCGCGCGCCCGTTGCGCGTCCAGTCGGGACGAGGACGAGCAGCGCGGCGCCGGCTCGCGGTCCCCGGCCCGGGCCCCTTCCGcgtccccgccgccgccgcctgcctCCGACCCGGGGCCCGAGTGCCTGGAGGCCGAGGGCACCGTGGCCCTGGGCGGCGCCGGGGGGGCCCTGCGCCTGGCCGCCCAGTACAGTCGGGCCAGCGGGCGGCTCCGCGTCCGGCTGCTGGGCGCCCAGGGCCTGGCCGCGGGAACGGCCGAGCCCCGCGCCGTCGGCTGCCGCGTCAGCTTCGTCCTGCGGCCGCCGGGCAAGACGCGGCCGCAGCGCAGCGCCGTGGTGCGGCCGAGCCGCAAGGCCGCCTTCGACCAGGACGTGTGCCTGGACGGGCTCTCGGAGGACCAGGTGCGCCGCCTGGCCGTGCGCGTCAAGGCGGAGAAGCGGGGCCGCGGCCGGGAGCGGGGCCGCCTGCTGGGCCAGGGCGAGCtgctgctgggctccctgctgctcccctga